The Castanea sativa cultivar Marrone di Chiusa Pesio chromosome 11, ASM4071231v1 genome contains a region encoding:
- the LOC142615769 gene encoding putative RNA helicase SDE3 isoform X2, with protein MSCFLEILKCILCCEEDSYDDSYSRTRSRPFQLEFGSERNEYLVRNSSRTPTPTPTPTTTTPLYRDHYQILAKSSLPSASSPYYQTKVAIDSWISSSVTPQSSSSSKPPLSSYVPPQFSTNEVSHSSKSSSPLPPAFSSRSLQSPSTQSAPSYLSQSSPKPKPPPSSSSSSPSSLKPPVPSSKAPSASSPTSYKPSQSSPSTSKQPPDFKPILHIAPNNVTDEERKTSYICEKGTAIYAVPEDIKGLIKRDIVPEVLKQPLSPSNYKAYFAALLYAEDYYLDKWSDFLLKKVTLELEKAAVYKKSNKNKYSKGSDEKDDKIFVAFDIDRIREKRPYLLSRDMVNARPSDKKVEPFQGFIYRVVRSNRVLVEFGDDFHSQHLPNRKYDISFSFNRVCLKRAHQAIEAAFALDPLSHNLLFPECVFRKNVLSPPALLDPYDKLNTNESNSVRRILSFRGSPPYLLGGLLVGTEVQRPEPEPKGPATARTGLVVCEAVIELYETSKENRILICAPTNHICDELTRSLRTKIPESDTFRANAAFREVDRVPTDILLSCPIKDECFTCPPLAKLRKFKIILSTFVSSFRLYNEGIPAGHFSHIFLVDASSTTEPESTIALANFANENTAVIVTGAPRNRPGWVRSDMARNHGLQKSYFERLLEFKPYNTLNPMFITEMVNFERWSRDIYI; from the exons ATGTCTTGTTTTCTTGAAATCTTGAAATGTATCCTTTGTTGCGAAGAAGATAGTTATGATGACAGTTACTCTAGAACTAGATCTAGGCCTTTTCAGCTGGAATTTGGTTCTGAAAGGAATGAATATTTGGTACGTAATTCATCTCgaactccaactccaactccaactccaacaACCACAACCCCATTGTACCGTGACCACTACCAAATTTTAGCAAAGTCGTCATTGCCAAGTGCTTCTTCGccttattatcaaaccaaagtTGCAATAGATTCATGGATAAGCAGCTCAGTGACACCtcaatcttcatcttcatctaaGCCGCCCCTATCTTCCTATGTGCCACCTCAATTTTCCACTAATGAAGTTTCCCACAGTTCTAAAAGTTCGAGTCCATTGCCTCCTGCATTTTCTTCTAGATCACTTCAATCTCCATCTACACAATCTGCACCTTCCTACCTATCTCAATCTTCACCTAAACCAAAACCGCCTCCCTCGTCTTCTAGTTCATCCCCATCATCCCTTAAACCTCCAGTTCCTTCTTCTAAAGCCCCATCAGCTTCTTCTCCAACTTCCTATAAACCATCTCAATCTTCACCATCTACTTCTAAGCAACCTCCAGATTTTAAGCCAATTCTACATATAGCTCCCAATAATGTAACAGATGAAGAAAGGAAGACAAGTTATATTTGTGAAAAGGGTACAGCCATATATGCTGTTCCTGAGGATATCAAAGGTCTGATCAAGAGAGACATTGTGCCTGAAGTTCTGAAGCAGCCTTTGTCTCCTTCAAATTATAAGGCTTATTTTGCTGCCCTATTATATGCTGAGGATTACTACTTGGAC AAATGGAGTGACTTCCTGTTGAAGAAAGTGACATTGGAGTTGGAGAAAGCAGCagtttataaaaaatcaaacaagaatAAATATTCCAAAGGAAGTGATGAGAAGGATGATAAAATCTTTGTAGCATTTGACATTGATCGTATTCGTGAGAAGCGGCCATATCTTTTATCAAGGGATATGGTCAATGCACGACCTTCAGATAAAAAGGTTGAGCCATTTCAG GGTTTTATCTATCGTGTGGTGAGAAGCAATCGTGTATTAGTTGAATTTGGAGATGATTTTCATTCACAGCATCTTCCTAATCGCAAATATGATATCAGCTTCTCATTCAACAGAGTGTGTCTAAAAAGGGCTCATCAAGCAATAGAAGCTGCATTTGCATTAGATCCTTTGTCCCACAACTTACTCTTTCCTGAATGTGTCTTTCGGAAGAATGTCCTTAGCCCACCTGCTCTACTTGATCCCTATGATAAACTCAATACAAATGAGTCCAATTCAGTACGTCGGATTTTAAGCTTTCGGGGCTCACCACCTTATCTTCTTGGGGGCCTGCTTGTTGGAACTGAAGTGCAAAGGCCTGAACCAGAACCAAAAGGACCAGCAACTGCAAGAACTGGACTGGTTGTTTGTGAAGCAGTAATTGAATTATATGAAACCTCTAAAGAGAATCGGATTCTTATATGTGCACCTACAAATCACATATGTGATGAGCTGACGAGAAGTTTAAGGACAAAGATTCCAGAATCAGATACATTTCGAGCCAATGCTGCATTTCGAGAGGTAGATAGGGTACCCACTGACATTCTGCTTTCATGTCCTATAAAAGATGAATGTTTTACATGTCCTCCACTAGCAAAACTTCGAAAGTTTAAGATAATTCTGTCAACTTTTGTGAGTAGCTTTCGACTATACAACGAAGGTATACCTGCTGGACATTTTAGTCATATTTTTCTAGTGGATGCCTCATCAACCACAGAGCCAGAATCAACAATAGCTTTAGCTAATTTTGCTAATGAGAATACAGCCGTCATAGTTACTGGTGCACCCAGAAACCGTCCAGGTTGGGTCCGCTCTGACATGGCTAGGAATCATGGATTGCAGAAGTCATATTTTGAAAGACTTCTTGAATTCAAGCCATATAACACCCTCAATCCAATGTTCATCACAGAGATGGTTAACTTTGAGAGATGGTCAAGGGACATCTATATATAG
- the LOC142615771 gene encoding putative RNA helicase SDE3: MSCFLEILKCILCCEEDSYDDSYSRTRSRPFQLEFGSERNEYLVRNSSRTPTPTPTTTTPLYRDHYQILAKSSLPSASSPYYQTKVAIDSWISSSVTPQSSSSSKPPLSSYVPPQFSTNEVSHSSKSSSPLPPAFSSRSLQSPSTQSAPSYLSQSSPKPKPLPSSSSSSPSSLKPPVPSSKAPSASSPTSYKPSQSSPSTSKQPPDFKPILHIAPNNVTDEERKRSYICEKGTAIYAVPEDIKGLIKRDIVPEVLKQPLSPSTYKAYFAALLYAEDYYLDKWSDFLLKKVTLELEKAAVFKKSKKNKYSKGSAEKADKIFVAFDIDRIREKRPYLLSRDMVNARPSDKKVEPFQGFVYRVVRSNRVLVEFGDDFHSQHHPNRKYDISFSFNRVCLKRAHQAIEAAFALDPLSHNLLFPECVSRKNIVSPPALLDAYDKLNTNELNSVRRILSFRGSPPYLLGGELVGSEVKRSLPEPKAPATARTGLVVCEAVIELYKTFKGSRILICAPTNHTCDELTISLREVVPDSDMFRANAAFREVKRVPVDILLSCPMKDECFTCPPLAKLRKYKIILSTFVSSFRLYSEGIPAGHFSHIFLVDASSTTEPEATIALANFANENTAVIVTGAPGDCPGWVRSPMAWNHGLQKSYFERLLDFRPYNTLNPMFITEMVNSQQYPLVYLSPP; the protein is encoded by the exons ATGTCTTGTTTTCTTGAAATCTTGAAATGTATCCTTTGTTGCGAAGAAGATAGTTATGATGACAGTTACTCTAGAACTAGATCTAGGCCTTTTCAGCTGGAATTTGGTTCCGAAAGGAATGAATATTTGGTACGTAATTCATCTCgaactccaactccaactccaacaACCACAACCCCATTGTACCGTGACCACTACCAAATTTTAGCAAAGTCGTCATTGCCAAGTGCTTCTTCGccttattatcaaaccaaagtTGCAATAGATTCATGGATAAGCAGCTCAGTGACACCtcaatcttcatcttcatctaaGCCGCCCCTATCTTCCTATGTGCCACCTCAATTTTCCACTAATGAAGTTTCCCACAGTTCTAAAAGTTCGAGTCCATTGCCTCCTGCATTTTCTTCCAGATCACTTCAATCTCCATCTACACAATCTGCACCTTCCTACCTATCTCAATCTTCACCTAAACCAAAACCGCTTCCCTCGTCTTCTAGTTCATCCCCATCATCTCTTAAACCTCCAGTTCCTTCTTCTAAAGCCCCATCAGCTTCTTCTCCAACTTCCTATAAACCATCTCAATCTTCACCATCTACTTCTAAGCAACCTCCAGATTTTAAGCCAATTCTGCATATAGCTCCCAATAATGTAACAGATGAAGAAAGGAAGAGAAGTTATATTTGTGAAAAGGGTACAGCCATATATGCTGTTCCTGAGGATATCAAAGGTCTGATCAAGAGAGACATTGTGCCTGAAGTTCTGAAACAGCCTTTGTCTCCTTCAACTTATAAGGCTTATTTTGCTGCCCTATTATATGCTGAGGATTACTACTTGGAC AAATGGAGTGACTTCCTTTTGAAGAAAGTGACATTGGAGTTGGAGAAAGCAgcagtttttaaaaaatcaaaaaagaataaatattccAAAGGAAGTGCTGAGAAGGctgataaaatatttgtagcATTTGACATTGATCGTATTCGTGAGAAGCGGCCATATCTTTTATCAAGGGATATGGTCAATGCACGACCTTCAGATAAAAAGGTTGAGCCATTTCAG GGTTTTGTCTATCGCGTGGTGAGAAGCAATCGTGTATTAGTTGAATTTGGAGATGATTTTCATTCACAGCATCATCCTAATCGCAAATATGATATCAGCTTCTCATTCAACAGAGTGTGTCTAAAAAGGGCTCATCAAGCAATAGAAGCTGCATTTGCATTAGATCCTTTGTCCCACAACTTACTCTTTCCTGAATGCGTCTCTCGGAAGAACATCGTTAGCCCACCTGCTCTGCTTGATGCCTATGATAAACTCAATACAAATGAGTTGAATTCAGTACGCCGGATTTTAAGCTTTCGGGGCTCACCACCTTATCTTCTTGGGGGCGAGCTCGTCGGATCTGAAGTGAAAAGGTCTCTACCTGAACCAAAAGCACCAGCAACTGCAAGAACTGGACTGGTTGTTTGTGAAGCAGtaattgaattatataaaacCTTTAAAGGGAGTCGGATTCTTATATGTGCACCTACAAATCACACATGTGATGAGCTGACAATAAGTTTAAGGGAAGTGGTTCCAGACTCAGATATGTTTCGAGCCAATGCTGCATTTCGAGAGGTAAAAAGGGTACCCGTTGACATTCTGCTTTCATGTCCTATGAAAGATGAATGTTTTACATGTCCTCCACTAGCAAAACTTCGAAAGTATAAGATAATTCTGTCAACTTTTGTGAGTAGCTTTCGACTATACAGCGAAGGTATACCTGCTGGACATTTTAGTCATATTTTTCTAGTGGATGCCTCATCAACCACGGAGCCGGAAGCAACAATAGCTTTAGCTAATTTTGCTAATGAGAACACAGCCGTCATAGTTACTGGTGCACCCGGAGACTGTCCAGGTTGGGTCCGCTCTCCCATGGCTTGGAATCATGGATTGCAGAAGTCATATTTTGAAAGACTTCTTGATTTCAGGCCATATAACACCCTCAATCCAATGTTCATCACAGAGATGGTCAACTCACAGCAATATCCACTTGTATATTTGTCGCCTCCCTAG
- the LOC142615769 gene encoding putative RNA helicase SDE3 isoform X1, with protein sequence MSCFLEILKCILCCEEDSYDDSYSRTRSRPFQLEFGSERNEYLVRNSSRTPTPTPTPTTTTPLYRDHYQILAKSSLPSASSPYYQTKVAIDSWISSSVTPQSSSSSKPPLSSYVPPQFSTNEVSHSSKSSSPLPPAFSSRSLQSPSTQSAPSYLSQSSPKPKPPPSSSSSSPSSLKPPVPSSKAPSASSPTSYKPSQSSPSTSKQPPDFKPILHIAPNNVTDEERKTSYICEKGTAIYAVPEDIKGLIKRDIVPEVLKQPLSPSNYKAYFAALLYAEDYYLDEYKRCHGKPIGNSLLLETRRSNVLLVSTVNKWSDFLLKKVTLELEKAAVYKKSNKNKYSKGSDEKDDKIFVAFDIDRIREKRPYLLSRDMVNARPSDKKVEPFQGFIYRVVRSNRVLVEFGDDFHSQHLPNRKYDISFSFNRVCLKRAHQAIEAAFALDPLSHNLLFPECVFRKNVLSPPALLDPYDKLNTNESNSVRRILSFRGSPPYLLGGLLVGTEVQRPEPEPKGPATARTGLVVCEAVIELYETSKENRILICAPTNHICDELTRSLRTKIPESDTFRANAAFREVDRVPTDILLSCPIKDECFTCPPLAKLRKFKIILSTFVSSFRLYNEGIPAGHFSHIFLVDASSTTEPESTIALANFANENTAVIVTGAPRNRPGWVRSDMARNHGLQKSYFERLLEFKPYNTLNPMFITEMVNFERWSRDIYI encoded by the exons ATGTCTTGTTTTCTTGAAATCTTGAAATGTATCCTTTGTTGCGAAGAAGATAGTTATGATGACAGTTACTCTAGAACTAGATCTAGGCCTTTTCAGCTGGAATTTGGTTCTGAAAGGAATGAATATTTGGTACGTAATTCATCTCgaactccaactccaactccaactccaacaACCACAACCCCATTGTACCGTGACCACTACCAAATTTTAGCAAAGTCGTCATTGCCAAGTGCTTCTTCGccttattatcaaaccaaagtTGCAATAGATTCATGGATAAGCAGCTCAGTGACACCtcaatcttcatcttcatctaaGCCGCCCCTATCTTCCTATGTGCCACCTCAATTTTCCACTAATGAAGTTTCCCACAGTTCTAAAAGTTCGAGTCCATTGCCTCCTGCATTTTCTTCTAGATCACTTCAATCTCCATCTACACAATCTGCACCTTCCTACCTATCTCAATCTTCACCTAAACCAAAACCGCCTCCCTCGTCTTCTAGTTCATCCCCATCATCCCTTAAACCTCCAGTTCCTTCTTCTAAAGCCCCATCAGCTTCTTCTCCAACTTCCTATAAACCATCTCAATCTTCACCATCTACTTCTAAGCAACCTCCAGATTTTAAGCCAATTCTACATATAGCTCCCAATAATGTAACAGATGAAGAAAGGAAGACAAGTTATATTTGTGAAAAGGGTACAGCCATATATGCTGTTCCTGAGGATATCAAAGGTCTGATCAAGAGAGACATTGTGCCTGAAGTTCTGAAGCAGCCTTTGTCTCCTTCAAATTATAAGGCTTATTTTGCTGCCCTATTATATGCTGAGGATTACTACTTGGAC GAATATAAAAGATGTCATGGAAAGCCAATTGGGAACTCCCTCTTACTGGAGACAAGGAGAAGCAATGTATTGCTGGTTTCTACTGTAAAT AAATGGAGTGACTTCCTGTTGAAGAAAGTGACATTGGAGTTGGAGAAAGCAGCagtttataaaaaatcaaacaagaatAAATATTCCAAAGGAAGTGATGAGAAGGATGATAAAATCTTTGTAGCATTTGACATTGATCGTATTCGTGAGAAGCGGCCATATCTTTTATCAAGGGATATGGTCAATGCACGACCTTCAGATAAAAAGGTTGAGCCATTTCAG GGTTTTATCTATCGTGTGGTGAGAAGCAATCGTGTATTAGTTGAATTTGGAGATGATTTTCATTCACAGCATCTTCCTAATCGCAAATATGATATCAGCTTCTCATTCAACAGAGTGTGTCTAAAAAGGGCTCATCAAGCAATAGAAGCTGCATTTGCATTAGATCCTTTGTCCCACAACTTACTCTTTCCTGAATGTGTCTTTCGGAAGAATGTCCTTAGCCCACCTGCTCTACTTGATCCCTATGATAAACTCAATACAAATGAGTCCAATTCAGTACGTCGGATTTTAAGCTTTCGGGGCTCACCACCTTATCTTCTTGGGGGCCTGCTTGTTGGAACTGAAGTGCAAAGGCCTGAACCAGAACCAAAAGGACCAGCAACTGCAAGAACTGGACTGGTTGTTTGTGAAGCAGTAATTGAATTATATGAAACCTCTAAAGAGAATCGGATTCTTATATGTGCACCTACAAATCACATATGTGATGAGCTGACGAGAAGTTTAAGGACAAAGATTCCAGAATCAGATACATTTCGAGCCAATGCTGCATTTCGAGAGGTAGATAGGGTACCCACTGACATTCTGCTTTCATGTCCTATAAAAGATGAATGTTTTACATGTCCTCCACTAGCAAAACTTCGAAAGTTTAAGATAATTCTGTCAACTTTTGTGAGTAGCTTTCGACTATACAACGAAGGTATACCTGCTGGACATTTTAGTCATATTTTTCTAGTGGATGCCTCATCAACCACAGAGCCAGAATCAACAATAGCTTTAGCTAATTTTGCTAATGAGAATACAGCCGTCATAGTTACTGGTGCACCCAGAAACCGTCCAGGTTGGGTCCGCTCTGACATGGCTAGGAATCATGGATTGCAGAAGTCATATTTTGAAAGACTTCTTGAATTCAAGCCATATAACACCCTCAATCCAATGTTCATCACAGAGATGGTTAACTTTGAGAGATGGTCAAGGGACATCTATATATAG